In one window of Pseudochaenichthys georgianus chromosome 5, fPseGeo1.2, whole genome shotgun sequence DNA:
- the LOC117446099 gene encoding probable nuclear hormone receptor HR38 yields the protein MHCVQAQYASLPHDTYFSSEFLNPDLSAKLVMDISGQKDQLSTSSLPSINTLVGNSYVGEFDAYSCRITNSPPASTVSFSHSAESSCPQMQSQAFKLDDLQVYGCYPGSFAMSCLDETLSSCGSDYYGSPVYTAASPPTSGFQAQSAPIWDSPFSPYPSAPPSSVADKTAMAQHLSFFTFSPAPEQHSPLGHHQDALPGHDDPFFLPPQQHMSPLHCPPMSLDHGCMESPRIVEGSMMSPKCHNPGSSEGRCAVCGDNASCQHYGVRTCEGCKGFFKRTVQKNAKYVCLANKDCPVDKRRRNRCQFCRFQKCLTVGMVKEVVRTDSLKGRRGRLPSKPKTVSETSSTTPSVNILASLVRSHLDSNPTIGKLDYSKYQETVDNLKEKEDAADIQQFYDLLTGSLDVIRNWAETIPGFKDFCTEDQELLLESAFVELFILRLAYRSNPEKNKLIFCNGLVLHRLQCVSTFGDWINSIMDFSQSLHRMNLDVSLFACLAALVIITDRHGLKEPRKVEDFQSHLITCLREHVNGNGSEPSRTQPNYLSRLLGKLPELRTLCTQGLQRIFYLKLEDLVPPPPIVEKIFMDTLPF from the exons ATGCACTGTGTACAAGCCCAGTATGCTTCCCTGCCCCATGACACTTACTTCAGCTCTGAGTTCTTGAATCCTGACCTCAGTGCCAAACTGGTGATGGACATCAGTGGCCAAAAGGACCAGCTGTCTACATCTTCTTTGCCCAGCATCAACACCTTGGTGGGAAATAGCTATGTGGGGGAGTTTGATGCTTATTCCTGCAGGATTACCAACTCTCCTCCGGCCTCTACAGTTTCCTTCAGCCACTCAGCGGAGAGCTCCTGCCCTCAGATGCAGAGCCAGGCCTTCAAGCTGGATGATCTCCAGGTGTATGGCTGTTACCCAGGTTCCTTTGCAATGAGCTGCCTTGATGAAACGCTGTCGTCATGTGGCTCTGACTACTATGGCAGCCCAGTTTATACTGCAGCTTCCCCTCCCACATCTGGCTTTCAGGCCCAGTCTGCACCCATCTGGGATTCCCCTTTCAGCCCCTACCCCTCAGCCCCCCCGTCCTCTGTGGCTGATAAGACCGCCATGGCCCAGCATCTCTCCTTTTTTACCTTCAGCCCCGCTCCAGAGCAGCACTCTCCCCTGGGGCATCATCAGGATGCCCTGCCGGGCCACGACGACCCTTTCTTCCTGCCTCCTCAGCAGCACATGTCTCCACTTCATTGTCCCCCAATGTCCCTGGACCATGGATGCATGGAAAGTCCCAGGATAGTTGAAGGGTCCATGATGTCTCCTAAATGCCACAACCCAGGATCCAGTGAGGGCCGCTGTGCAGTTTGTGGGGACAACGCATCCTGTCAGCACTATGGAGTCCGCACCTGTGAGGGCTGCAAAGGTTTCTTCAAG CGAACTGTACAGAAAAACGCAAAGTATGTGTGCCTTGCCAATAAAGACTGTCCTGTGgacaagagaagaagaaaccGCTGCCAGTTCTGCCGTTTCCAGAAATGTCTCACAGTTGGAATGGTCAAAGAAG TTGTTCGCACCGACAGCCTCAAAGGCCGTCGAGGTCGTCTGCCTTCGAAACCCAAGACTGTGTCCGAGACTTCATCCACAACCCCCAGCGTCAACATCTTAGCCTCTCTTGTCAGATCTCATTTAGACTCAAACCCAACCATTGGAAAGCTTGACTACTCCAAG TACCAGGAGACTGTGGACAACCTGAAAGAAAAGGAGGATGCTGCTGATATTCAGCAGTTTTATGACCTGCTGACTGGCTCTTTGGATGTAATAAGAAACTGGGCCGAAACCATCCCAGGTTTCAAAGATTTCTGCACAGAGGACCAGGAGCTGCTCCTTGAATCAGCTTTTGTTGAGCTCTTCATTCTGCGACTTGCATACAG GTCTAATCCTGAGAAGAACAAGCTGATCTTCTGCAACGGTTTGGTCCTACACCGACTGCAATGCGTTTCCACTTTTGGTGATTGGATTAACTCCATAATGGATTTCTCCCAGAGCCTTCACCGAATGAACTTGGACGTCTCCTTGTTTGCCTGCCTTGCAGCGTTAGTTATCATCACTG ATCGCCATGGCCTCAAAGAGCCCAGGAAGGTGGAAGACTTTCAGAGTCATCTCATCACTTGTCTAAGAGAGCACGTGAATGGAAACGGATCAGAACCGAGCCGGACACAGCCCAACTATCTTTCTCGTCTTCTGGGCAAACTCCCCGAGCTGAGGACTCTGTGCACACAGGGCCTGCAGCGCATCTTCTACCTGAAACTCGAGGACCTGGTTCCCCCTCCACCAATAGTGGAGAAAATCTTTATGGATACTCTGCCATTCTGA